From Oryza brachyantha chromosome 9, ObraRS2, whole genome shotgun sequence, a single genomic window includes:
- the LOC102722048 gene encoding protein DETOXIFICATION 45, chloroplastic-like isoform X1 produces MELAAGTGLVRPLGAGLLRRGGGRRAAGRAALPGLSLPHLVARRAVSAAGGGHLLPRHAVRSARGGGEFHGEVAASDRPSPTRAFPSDGAKDPAAAVRSLEGDHPGEIRKELANLALPAIVGQALDPVALLLETAYIGRLGPVELASAAVGVSVFNIISKLFNIPLLSITTSFVAEDVSRHDSSQFTSEGNISSDAGGRKRLPSISSAILLAAAIGIIEASALILGSEILLSIMGVSHASTMHNPAKLFLSLRALGAPAVVVSLAIQGIFRGLKDTKTPLLYSGLGNISAVALLPFFVYSLNLGLNGAALATIASQYLGMFLLLWSLSKRAVLLPPRIEELDFVGYIKSGGMLLGRTLSVLITMTLATAMAARQGTVAMAAHQICLQVWLAVSLLSDALAVSAQALIASSFAKLDYEKVKEVTYYVLKTGVFVGAVLALLLFASFSRLAELFSKDPAVLQIVGSGVLFVSASQPINALAFIFDGLHFGVSDFSYSASSMITVGAISSLFLLYAPKVFGLAGVWAGLALFMGLRMTAGFWRLSSSAGPWWFLHQKEPTYKLHSSTC; encoded by the exons atggagctcgccgccgggacGGGGCTCGTGCGGCCGCTGGGTGCCGGTCTccttcgccgcggcggcggcaggagagCGGCCGGTCGCGCCGCCTTGCCGGGGCTCTCGCTGCCCCACCTTGTCGCGAGGCGGGCGGTCTCTGCCGCGGGGGGCGGGCATCTCCTCCCCAGGCACGCCGTTCGCTCGGCCCGCGGCGGTGGGGAGTTCCACGGCGAGGTTGCCGCCAGCGACCGGCCGTCTCCGACGCGCGCGTTTCCCTCCGATGGTGCGAAGGATCCTGCTGCCGCGGTGCG CAGTTTAGAGGGGGATCATCCTGGAGAAATCAGGAAGGAACTAGCGAATCTGGCTTTGCCGGCCATAGTTGGGCAGGCACTCGATCCTGTGGCGCTGTTATTGGAGACTGCATATATTGGCCGTTTAG GTCCTGTGGAGCTGGCCTCAGCTGCCGTGGGTGTGTCGGTCTTCAACATTATATCAAAGCTGTTCAACATACCACTCTTAAGCATCACGACCTCGTTCGTGGCTGAAGATGTTTCAAGACATGATTCCTCACAGTTTACTTCAG AGGGAAACATATCTAGTGATGCTGGAGGAAGGAAGAGGCTTCCCTCCATATCTTCCGCTATACTTTTGGCGGCTGCAATTGGTATCATTGAGGCCTCAGCATTGATTCTGGGGTCTGAAATTCTCCTGAGCATTATGGGCGTGTCACAT GCATCAACCATGCATAATCCTGCAAAGCTGTTTCTTTCTTTAAGGGCACTTGGTGCTCCTGCCGTAGTGGTTTCATTGGCTATTCAAGGTATCTTTCGTGGATTGAAAGATACAAAGACACCTCTACTTTACAGCG GCTTGGGTAACATCTCAGCTGTGGCTCTACTTCCCTTTTTTGTGTATTCGCTGAACCTTGGATTAAACGGAGCAGCTCTTGCAACTATTGCTTCACA GTATCTTGGTATGTTTCTGCTCCTCTGGTCTTTAAGCAAAAGGGCAGTTCTATTGCCTCCAAGAATAGAAGAACTAGATTTTGTTGGGTACATAAAATCTG GTGGTATGCTTTTAGGGAGAACTCTTTCTGTTCTTATAACAATGACCCTTGCAACGGCAATGGCTGCTAGGCAAGGCACAGTAGCTATGGCTGCTCATCAAATATGTCTACAGGTTTGGCTGGCGGTATCACTACTTTCAGATGCATTGGCTGTTTCTGCCCAG GCATTGATtgcaagttcgtttgcgaagcTTGACTATGAAAAGGTCAAGGAGGTCACATACTATGTATTGAAG ACAGGAGTATTTGTTGGCGCAGTTTTGGCCCTTCTTCTTTTTGCCTCTTTCAGTAGACTTGCAGAACTGTTCTCTAAAGATCCTGCGGTTTTACAAATTGTAGGGAGTGGTGTTCTG ttCGTTAGTGCCAGCCAGCCAATTAATGCCCtagcttttatttttgatgGACTTCATTTTGGTGTCTCAGACTTCTCATATTCGGCTTCTTCAATG ATCACTGTTGGGGCCATATCCTCTTTATTTTTGCTGTATGCTCCAAAAGTTTTTGGCCTTGCTGGGGTTTGGGCTGGGCTGGCTCTTTTCATGGGTTTGCGCATGACTGCAGGATTTTGGAg
- the LOC102722048 gene encoding protein DETOXIFICATION 45, chloroplastic-like isoform X2, translated as MELAAGTGLVRPLGAGLLRRGGGRRAAGRAALPGLSLPHLVARRAVSAAGGGHLLPRHAVRSARGGGEFHGEVAASDRPSPTRAFPSDGAKDPAAAVRLEGDHPGEIRKELANLALPAIVGQALDPVALLLETAYIGRLGPVELASAAVGVSVFNIISKLFNIPLLSITTSFVAEDVSRHDSSQFTSEGNISSDAGGRKRLPSISSAILLAAAIGIIEASALILGSEILLSIMGVSHASTMHNPAKLFLSLRALGAPAVVVSLAIQGIFRGLKDTKTPLLYSGLGNISAVALLPFFVYSLNLGLNGAALATIASQYLGMFLLLWSLSKRAVLLPPRIEELDFVGYIKSGGMLLGRTLSVLITMTLATAMAARQGTVAMAAHQICLQVWLAVSLLSDALAVSAQALIASSFAKLDYEKVKEVTYYVLKTGVFVGAVLALLLFASFSRLAELFSKDPAVLQIVGSGVLFVSASQPINALAFIFDGLHFGVSDFSYSASSMITVGAISSLFLLYAPKVFGLAGVWAGLALFMGLRMTAGFWRLSSSAGPWWFLHQKEPTYKLHSSTC; from the exons atggagctcgccgccgggacGGGGCTCGTGCGGCCGCTGGGTGCCGGTCTccttcgccgcggcggcggcaggagagCGGCCGGTCGCGCCGCCTTGCCGGGGCTCTCGCTGCCCCACCTTGTCGCGAGGCGGGCGGTCTCTGCCGCGGGGGGCGGGCATCTCCTCCCCAGGCACGCCGTTCGCTCGGCCCGCGGCGGTGGGGAGTTCCACGGCGAGGTTGCCGCCAGCGACCGGCCGTCTCCGACGCGCGCGTTTCCCTCCGATGGTGCGAAGGATCCTGCTGCCGCGGTGCG TTTAGAGGGGGATCATCCTGGAGAAATCAGGAAGGAACTAGCGAATCTGGCTTTGCCGGCCATAGTTGGGCAGGCACTCGATCCTGTGGCGCTGTTATTGGAGACTGCATATATTGGCCGTTTAG GTCCTGTGGAGCTGGCCTCAGCTGCCGTGGGTGTGTCGGTCTTCAACATTATATCAAAGCTGTTCAACATACCACTCTTAAGCATCACGACCTCGTTCGTGGCTGAAGATGTTTCAAGACATGATTCCTCACAGTTTACTTCAG AGGGAAACATATCTAGTGATGCTGGAGGAAGGAAGAGGCTTCCCTCCATATCTTCCGCTATACTTTTGGCGGCTGCAATTGGTATCATTGAGGCCTCAGCATTGATTCTGGGGTCTGAAATTCTCCTGAGCATTATGGGCGTGTCACAT GCATCAACCATGCATAATCCTGCAAAGCTGTTTCTTTCTTTAAGGGCACTTGGTGCTCCTGCCGTAGTGGTTTCATTGGCTATTCAAGGTATCTTTCGTGGATTGAAAGATACAAAGACACCTCTACTTTACAGCG GCTTGGGTAACATCTCAGCTGTGGCTCTACTTCCCTTTTTTGTGTATTCGCTGAACCTTGGATTAAACGGAGCAGCTCTTGCAACTATTGCTTCACA GTATCTTGGTATGTTTCTGCTCCTCTGGTCTTTAAGCAAAAGGGCAGTTCTATTGCCTCCAAGAATAGAAGAACTAGATTTTGTTGGGTACATAAAATCTG GTGGTATGCTTTTAGGGAGAACTCTTTCTGTTCTTATAACAATGACCCTTGCAACGGCAATGGCTGCTAGGCAAGGCACAGTAGCTATGGCTGCTCATCAAATATGTCTACAGGTTTGGCTGGCGGTATCACTACTTTCAGATGCATTGGCTGTTTCTGCCCAG GCATTGATtgcaagttcgtttgcgaagcTTGACTATGAAAAGGTCAAGGAGGTCACATACTATGTATTGAAG ACAGGAGTATTTGTTGGCGCAGTTTTGGCCCTTCTTCTTTTTGCCTCTTTCAGTAGACTTGCAGAACTGTTCTCTAAAGATCCTGCGGTTTTACAAATTGTAGGGAGTGGTGTTCTG ttCGTTAGTGCCAGCCAGCCAATTAATGCCCtagcttttatttttgatgGACTTCATTTTGGTGTCTCAGACTTCTCATATTCGGCTTCTTCAATG ATCACTGTTGGGGCCATATCCTCTTTATTTTTGCTGTATGCTCCAAAAGTTTTTGGCCTTGCTGGGGTTTGGGCTGGGCTGGCTCTTTTCATGGGTTTGCGCATGACTGCAGGATTTTGGAg